The Pontibacter korlensis sequence GCTTGGGTAAATCTCTATGGCAAGCTTGCCTCCTGATTTCTTTTTTACGCTCTCTGCCATATACACCATTGCTTCGTGCACCGGGTGTGAGATATCCAGCGTATGTGCAAGCTTGATCTCCTTTGTATCCTTTATCTTTTGGCAGGAGGAGGCAAGCAGCAAAAGCACTATGAAAAAGGCAGGCTTTAGGTAAAGCTGTAACATCCTGCTATAGCCAGAAATATTGTTCTTGATAAAAAGCATATAAGCGTTCTCCTGGTAGTAAGGGTATTTTATTTAAAGTAGCGTCAGGTGATGGCAGTGCTGCGTAGGAGGGTAGTGCTAATCTCAGCTTCTAAACTGCTATCGGCTGTTCTTTACAAGTTCTAAAGCTTGTAATGTCAGCTCGTGCAGTTTCTGATACTGCTTTTGCTCCAGTACCTCCTTGCCGATTAGCTTAGAACCCATACCCACAGCACATACACCAGATTTAAACCAAGTGCTGATGTTCTGCTGGTCCATCTCCACACCTCCGGTAGGGATAAAAAGCTGGCCAGGGAAGAGTTCTTTGATGGATGACATGAATGCCGGACCCAGTACGTTAGCCGGGAAGAGCTTGATCAAGGCTGCGCCTGCTCGTTGTGCCTGATGGATCTCGGTAGGCGTGAAGCAGCCGGGTACCCACAGCAAGCCTGCTTCATTGGCAAGTTTGCCTACCTCCTGGTCTACAATTGGGGCTACAATATAGTCGGCGCCAGCTTTGATGAAAGCAGAAGCTTCCTCTGTTGTTTTGATGGTGCCGATGCCCAGGTGCAGGTCCGGGCACTCCTCCTTCAACTCAGACTTTAGGTAGGTGAAGTTTTCTAAGGCTGCTGCGCCACGGTTTGTATACTCCAGTGTGCGTATGCCTGCCTGGTACAAAGTTTTAACTACCTGCAAGCTTACCTCTGCATCCTGGTGAAAGAATAGGGGCAATAGGCCTTGATCTTGTATTGCCTTTAAGGCAGTTTCTTTATTTGGCATAAGTTTCTAGCGTTTTGTTTACTTCGGCCACTGTGGCAGTGGTGGCGTCGCTTGGGATGAACAGTTTACTGAAGGCTGCTGCGGTAGCAAACTCTAAGGTTTGAGAAGGAGAATGCCCGTTGTAGAGGCCGTAAATCAGGCCGGCCATAAAGCAGTCGCCGCTGCCTACTTTATCCAGTATTTTCTCAGCCACATACTCCTGCGAAACAGTTAGCTCCTCGTTTGCATAAAGCGTAGTGTAATAGCGGATTCCTTCCTCGGCGTAGTCGAACCGGAAAGTGTTTGCCACTACC is a genomic window containing:
- a CDS encoding bifunctional 4-hydroxy-2-oxoglutarate aldolase/2-dehydro-3-deoxy-phosphogluconate aldolase: MPNKETALKAIQDQGLLPLFFHQDAEVSLQVVKTLYQAGIRTLEYTNRGAAALENFTYLKSELKEECPDLHLGIGTIKTTEEASAFIKAGADYIVAPIVDQEVGKLANEAGLLWVPGCFTPTEIHQAQRAGAALIKLFPANVLGPAFMSSIKELFPGQLFIPTGGVEMDQQNISTWFKSGVCAVGMGSKLIGKEVLEQKQYQKLHELTLQALELVKNSR